Below is a window of Bombus pascuorum chromosome 16, iyBomPasc1.1, whole genome shotgun sequence DNA.
ACTCAGAACtccgttttattttcaaaaatgggaatatctttgaaatctttTATACTTTCTTATCTAAAATGAAATCATTATCATTCCGTTGTTTTATccaaaatcataaaattctctatctttaatttttattaatctttaaaCTAATagggaatatttaaaaaggacaggattatatatatattataataacaacaattcaatacaaatctgaaaataaataaaaactgaaTCTAGAAATGGACATATATTAGCGAATAGTCGAAGTAACAATAAATCTAAATGGACCAAAGTAacagttaataaataaaattagtctatgttctttaaataaatgatatgtAATCAAACTTGTACTAGatttaaatgttgtaattaaattagaatGAAATTGATTTAGGTACCCAAGAAATCTCAGTTTACTTTAAAACGCAAAAAAAGCAAGAATGAAGCAGATTATGGTAATTTGGTCTGTCCTTTGGATGCTTCACCACCAGGTACTCCATCAACTCCTACTTCGACACCAGGCAGCCCTAACTTGAATTCACCTACATTCTAACAATAGTCACAGATCACAGTCTCGTAAGTTTAACTCGACTAATACTAATACAAatcttttattaacatatatttcatatttaacagATAGTTCATTAAATATATGGTTTCAtgtatcatataaatattcttttacattATACTTGATATCTATTGTTTAGTATTGCTTACTATATCAAAATAGTAACCTTAACTTCatcattgaatttttatatttagaatcatttaaattataaaaatagtgaaattttaagatagcaattaaaatatttaaactgcAAATATTTTAGGATAGTacttaaaatgttttaattgaaaaattttatatcaataacatttttcactGATCTAGTTGatgaacatttattttattaagagctattatttaaaaaaattttaattttttgtaattaattttgaaagtcAACAACTAAGAAAGAATTGGttctgtttttaataaataatacgaagATATAACCATTTTATCatcaaagaattttattataattttttaattatatgtttttgGATATAATCGCCCAAAAATCTCAGTTTACTAactaatatatacaaaatagttatatgcatatattatatcatatttaggaaaaactatataataaataaattatgacttttatattaatattcttattattttaacaaaaatgtttaattttctaataaacttttctatatttttatcatattttatgtTGTAACGAGATTgttagatattatatattttatttcatattttattatacattttattataatatacaataatttgtttattcacgagaatttatatatatttcatacatatttattataattgttatttctttatttattaataaattagtcATTTATTAGTTAAATACTTAAGGAGGTAAGTTAGTACATTATTGTAATCACTGATCTACTTATTTCACTTCACTTTATCATCTATTCACATACTGCactatgtaatttaatatataaaatattcaattatttaaatgtattaaatactATCATATGTTTTCCAGAGCCAGGAGATAATAGACAGAGAAGAGTTATTGGTTGCATCTGACAAAAGTAATTACGCctgtaaataagaaaaatattctaggGACCATTGTTTCATCTTCTTAGATTAAGTCTTACTATTTAATCTTGTATaacaaaaatcttttttaaaagattaaatagaCTATTGTCTTAatagaaatgatttttctagaaaaagtatgttttcaatatatttatttacttttctattgtacaattttacaatatcaTACAAAATACTTTCATATCATGAAGAGAAAACAATATTTGCATAATGggaacattaaattttataaaaattacagtaCAAGTTTTAGCcgtttgaaaatatgaataattaattagcatgCATATTTGTGAAGAATAAAacgtaaattgtaataatatttatattacctCTGCAGTTTTATTAtgcttaattttattactacttttgttttattatattctcgaCTAAAATcaagtaatgaaaatattacagtactgatcattttaaattttaaaaattgtgtatacCAATATTCATTAATTGAAGCTTTTAAACTGTAAACAGAATAAAAgtgtaatatttcataaacttATTGAATAACAAGTTCTTGGATTTTATTTCGCTAAACAATACTTCTATATCTTatgttattttctaaatcaACACGAATAAAGTAAAACTCTGTCCTACCCTAAATGAAGGATCTTATAAGAttcaaaattgaataataaaagttaGTTAAAATTTAATCGCACTTAGTTcaattaatgataattaattattaattccatAACATTCTGAAAGtaagtacaatttatttaatttcaattataagtcatttaagatataaattaaataatttaaggtAACTGAGtaaacttatattttatattatttaagtatatgTTCGTagatattaaatgtttaaacaaAATTGGATCGATTGAAAGTTTATATcactgtataaatatttaaataaataaatgaaaatcacAATCTATATACCAAATTCAAttcaatgaataaaattattttgtataatttaaatataattatcattttattgtttatctAACCCTctatcatatatataaataatttatgtttgcaaaattttattgtcaacaaaattatttattacgtataaataataaattctaatattcaattaattttatatattcatagtCTGTATATaagtacgtatgtatgtatattgttgttatataaatatatgtatagtcaTATTCATTCATTCGTGTTTTCATTGCCATGCGCGCACGATCGTGGTCATATACACCCGTACATGCGTGTTAATGCAAACTCCAAACTCGCAttgtaaataaacaatatactaTGAGCAACTGAAGTAACAAAATGTGAAAAGAACGTATAACTGTATTAACAATGGAAAACGATTGTTCAGCGATCGTTTATGTTGCGAGCGAAGACAAGGAATTATCCCTTACAATTACTTATGGACAAACAATTGAAGACCTTTGTATTaaggtaaaataattttaaaaagctaTATTTCctcaaaattctatttcttattattttgaggttaaatgaatattttattcagaatTTTACAAGATATTGAATAGTTTTATTggtattttgcaaatatcaaTTAAACTTGAATGTGTGtattgaatgaaattaaaattgaattaaaatttatttttgactTGAACTGTTTAAAGATCTAATATAAATTGTGATGATACTTAGacttaacaaaatatttaatgtgatgtgtataagaatataatagcaactttttaaattaaatttatcctatttattttagcaaatatttaaatttgcattttaatttacataaagaatCATTTTTTAGGCCTGTAAATCTCTTGGTATAGGTCCAGTAGCCAGGCATCTTTTTACTCTTAGAGATCATTATACGAAACTTTGGTATCCATCAGCATACACCTTggaaatgaaagataaaaacaaatatgaatttaGGTTAAGATTTAAACCTTCAAGTTTACACAGACTGAAGCAGGTTGACATAAAAGCctacgattattattttcaacagGCACGTTCAGATGTTATGGATAATAAGGTACCAGACATTGTTTATGAAAGACATAAACAAGAATTAATTGGTCTTGGTGTTAGTGATATGTATAGGTTTgtataatgtatttaattcaatcacttaatgatttatttatttatattttcatatttagtgtaatatagaaatattttatattgttatttgaagttatatgaaaaatatggaatttgtaagaattattatttcaattaatttgcTTTTTGATTCTGGTGTgggttttattaattaaataaagttcgagttttgtaaaacattaattcaatttttgttgtCTTTTTATAGAGTGatgttagaaaaaaaaatatcaagagAAACAGTGCAAGCGgaatacagaaaatatattcCTAAAGAATGTATAAAGCGTCAtgcattttttattagaaaaccAATTCAGAATGCGCTTCGTAAAATATCTGGATATGATGCAAATTATGTTAAAGAACAGTATTTGAAACAATTTGAATGTATGGCACCAAATTACCCATATGAAGAATATGAAGCTTTAATGGATAGAGGTCTTCAAGATCCTCCAGCAAAAATTACTTTAAGAGTCAATTTTGACGAAGTAAAATATTGTGAAACAATTACTAATCCATGGATTACATTATGTGCAATCGAAGATTTATGTTTTGTTTCTATAaggtttttaatttattgttaaatataatagataaatattagaaacaagatttaaacgtaatttttacattttttttatcagaaaaGTGTTTTTTTGTAGTAGAAACTATATTATGCATTACAATGAGGTCAATCTTTAGTATTTTTGTACTCAAATCTTTTCTATTATCCAGTAGTTTACTATTCAATTGTCTACAGAAAGAATAAGATAGAGGATACTATCGTTtcataagaaatatttgtttgtaaattgtatttaatatatcacaattgaatacattatattattatcattaattatatttttgtatattttatttttaaagaaaattaaaaatattatctttatctGTAGAAatagtttccttttttttcttagtAAAAAGCAATATTTCTTAGTAAAAATAGTTCTCGTTCTTATAGATCttgttgatataaaattataattgtcgTTCATTCATAGTCGCAATTTATGTGTCGAAcgattattatagaaattaaatttgatttgaaactattacgtattgtaataaaaatattctttcttaagaaaagaaagtttgCATTCAATTCATTaagattatgtaataaaatgtgtaaattttatataaaatacttattaatattttgcgtAGCACATAGTCTATTGATGGTATACAATTtagaatattgtataatattcttaattatattatacaatattatacaatattgagaaatatacaatattgagaaaattaagaatattgtacaatatccttaaatagtattaatattgtacaatattcttaaatatactatttaagtaaattaaatgtaaagaaaactcaaaaatcaaatttaatactactactatttttctcttaaataTTGGAActtctgtaataaaatttaactaaAATCCTTTTCCTTTGAGCATTGAACatcttaatataataattataatattataataacacttttttctttgtaatatttcagtatttcaaattttaatatttctattattttctagaCAAGATAACACAGTGGAAATATCAAGAAAGAATGGTATACCTTCatacttaatattttcaaacaatgCAATTTTAGTGTCCTTTGTTTCTGCTCTGGATGGTTACTATCGCCTAGCAGTTAAATGGACATTTAATTTATGTGGAGAAATTGTCACCCCTTCTTTAGAAAGgttacataaattaaaatgtcatGGTCCAGTTGGGTAAGATTTcatttacttaatttaatatagtgttgcagtataaaattttataaaagtataagaacataacattaaaattttattttaggcaagaattttcatatatgAAACTCCAAAAAAAGCGTGCTAATAAACCAGGTTCTTATATACTTAGAGAGAGTGAAACAGAGtacaatgtatattatttagatGCATGCAATAAggaaggaaaattattttcaaagagAATAGAAGAAAGGATTGAATCAGATGATTTCACTATTACTGGTGTTTCTAGTCGATACAATACATTGGCACAATGTGTCTCATCTTTCCAAGATTCTGATGGACAGCCATATCTTTCAGAATGTTTACCGCCATCAGAATATGgtaaattaagaatatttttctagttTTATTTTGATCTGTATTAATAATGTTAGTAAGAGAAAGAATTAACTTACTTTTTTAGATAAATCATCATTATTACTTTGTGCTCCTGAAAGTGCAGTTAGTGAAGTTGCAGCTGATGAACAAATAGTTGCTTCAGTTTTAGAAATTGGACCTCGCTGTGTACCTCAAAATCAGTTAGAAATTTACAAACCTTTTTTAAGAACTACTAGGCTTCAACAATGTTCACCAACAGCTCTTTATAGAGCAATTTGGAGATTaactaaaggaaaaaaattagaagttgctctgaaaattttaaaagaagaagaaatacattttacaaaagaaTTTTTGGAACTTGCTGGAAAATGGTCCCTATTGCGTTCAAGCGCTGTTGTAAGGTGAATAACATTTTGAATAGATTGgtgcataaaataaatataaattgtaatttcctatattttaatattatatgaaataatgtaataattaaaatatcttaagttatagtataacaaatattagtaacgtttttaaatttatgtatatcatatTGATACTACAATGACTTTATATGTTGTATTAGATTGTATGGTTTAACAGTAACACCATCCATTGGGATGCTTCTGGAATTGGTACGACATGGCTCTCTTGATGAATATTTACGTAGTTCTTCTTCTCAAACTATCAAAACTGTAGATATGGTAGAAGCAACAGCTTGTTTAGCCACTGCTCTTTGGCATCTTGAAGAGAATGGTGTAGTTCATGGTAACATTAGATGCAATAAACTGCTAGTACATGCCCATACTAATAATAGTTTTGTCGTAAAACTTGCCGATCCaggaatatttgtatatacagAAACAGATATTCACTGGTTACCTCCAGAAACTTATAATGATCCAGAATTGGCTAGACATAGTTTTCAGGCAGATGTTTGGGCTGTTGGAACAACAATTTGGCAAATATTTGCTAGGTAAagctttttaatgaaaaaaatcaatcttttgttgtttcattataattttgatttagtTTAGTCATAGAATTattagtttaataatatagtaatttatcacaagtattttataatattttataagatttaacaaataaaagtaaaatttataaaaataaaatttaatatgtatgtgtgtgtgtgtgctaTTTAATCCTAGGGGAGCCACATTGCAAGAATTCCGAAATACTTCTAttatgaagaaatattatgaatCTGGAAAACGTTTACCTATTCCAAATGGTTGTCCTATGGACGTATATAGGTTGATGCTTGAATGTTGGGGAGATTCAAGTGGTTCTAGAAAACAACCTCAAGCAATTATGAGAGACATTAATCAAATTCTGTATCAAGTATACAATTCTCGCAGAAGTCATACGTACGCAACAGCTTTCCCTAAAACTTTTACTCctgaattgaaaaaatttgagCAAGATAACCCTGACTCCAGCGATAATAGATCAATAAATAGTGAATCAAGAAGTAGCAGTCTTTCTACAGACAATACAAGTCTTCAATGGAATGGCACTGATGATAGTAAGAGTTTCTTTGCTATAGTAACattgttttaacaaaattcaaaaatttaatttatttaaattttaggCGTGCAAAGTTTAATTAACACCAATGATAATTATGCAGGCAGTACAGAAGATCTCTCTGCATATTTAGGTTGGTTATCTAATGCAAGAAGAGATTCAGAAGGGTGTCCAATTTCTCAAAATAACATTCCTAACATGAACTGTATTGAACACTCCACTCAAGCTCTGCGAATAGGACACCCTGGTGATTTAGGCgaggtaataaaataataaactaattgattgaatatatttcaacATCTAAATTTAATAGTTGCTACTTataagtctaaagaataaaaataatttaaacaaatcgtgttttctaaaaattaatggttttaattaataataataaacttaacacataatattaatataaaaataggtAATGGGAAGAAATGAATCTGGAACAGGAGAAGATTGTGGGTCTGGAGGAAGTAGCAATGGTTCTTTAGGTCAAATGCGAGGCATTTATGAATTAGATATCGattgtaatataattctaCAAGGCAGAATCGGTCAAGGTTTTTATGGGGAAGTTTATAGAGGTACTTTGGAAAGAGAAAATGGGAAAGATATTGAACCACAACAAGttgctataaaaaaattgaaaacaagAGCACTTGAAGCAGATATAAGAGACTTTGAAAGAGAGATTGCTATAATGAAGGTTAATTTAATGATTCagttaacttttaatttattttttgtgcaatttaatattaatattgcaatattaaaaCTGTAATAGatattaatcaaataaaattgcagaCCTTGAAACATCCAAATGTAGTGGAAATTCTCGGTGTAATATCAGAACCTGAAGTTTGTTTGGTAATGGAATATGTAAAACATGGTTCATTGCAAAGTTATCTAACAATTCACAAACAAGAATTGACTCATAAAAGACTATTAGGGTTTGCTTTAGATATTGCAACAGGAATGGATTATTTAGGTAGTATGAGTATTGTTCATAGAGATCTTGctgcaagaaatattttagttgcagatgaaaataaagttaaaatcAGCGACTTTGGATTAGCTCAAGTTACTGGAAAAAACGATTACTACATTTTACAAACTGATCGAGGCCTTCCTATTAAATGGTAAATTACagatataatgaaattatgtgTTCTTGagtttctattctattctagaaagcttttctttttaaggTATGCTCCAGAAAGTATTAGAGATGGAAAATTTTCTACTCGATCAGATGTATGGTCATTTGGTGTAACAATGTATGAAACATTTGGCTTTGGAGAAGAACCACGTTTACCTGGCCTTGATTCAAGTATAGACCGTCTTCAAAATGAACAAGAAAAAGGAAGTACTGAATTGTTGGCTGCATTAGAAAGAGGCACTCGTCTTCCTTGTCCGTCTACCTGTCCACAAGCAATTTATGTAAAACTTATGTATCCTTGCTGGCATTTACAAAGCCATCAGAGACCAGATTTTGCAACTCTTTGCAAGGATATTAAAGATCTTCTTGCTCAATACTAAAAagcaaagatagaaaataaaaaatacatgtgAAATTAAGTGTAATTTAGGCAAATTCAActttaaattatgtaaaaagtttgtacaattttaattttaataatttatgttactTTGGTATATCTATTTGTCAAAGTTAAATtgaacttttttaaatttatggaCATTAAATAGcaatatattaattcaaatttgataattaagtaaatatacaaattggTACGTTTTACTTAGAGTAtgacgattttaattaaaaagtttatatgaaattattgttataaatataattgttgtAATTATCCAAAAAGGAAGGTATTAATGTACCTATTTCCTGTTGTCATATGTTATTTACTTTAgcattacgaaataaatttaaattgtgaATTTGTAAAGAGATACAATTTAGTATAAAGTAGAATGAATTCCACAGAATTCTTTCcttgtgtatatgtatatataaaagttcTTTTTACATACAAGTAAATACTTATTGTAAAGAAATTAGTATCTTTGCtttttgtaagaaataaatgatcatttcattaattatatcacaaaattgagattaaaatgaaaaaataatatttgtaaaaattaagtaACTGCAATCATACAATGTTTAATGcaataaacattaaaaaatttgttgaattgatatattaattacagtATCATTAAGAATTAAGCTTAAATAAGTAAAGttcgtataatacatattatgtattactgtagtttgttaatattaaaaaaaaaactaatacgtcttttcacgattttaatttttaagcacaaatttaattaatctctttcgtagaaaagtttatttctgaaatatatgtgtatatttatctaatatatgtatatctacatataatattatacaagcATACACATAGTGTTACAAAAGttaagatatatgtatacttaaaataattttatctaaaatctgtacatatgtatatataatttttgtaaactaTGTAATATGTTTCTgtcaaagaaatttaaaatttattttgtagtCTTAATATTTGTCTatcttttgtaaatattttcaatcaaaatatttcgtaaatgttttaatataaactaaatactttttaattagGACTGcatagtatttttataaaaattttattacattggTGAATAActctatttaatattaaaaattttaatatcaaacaattgaaatgaagttttaaacttttaatcgAATTGTCACTGtaatacattgaaatattctataaatgctaatacaattacaaagagtaagaaataaataaagaaatggttacatttaattttttatttcgttttcataattacaggatgtatatatgtatatatacatatatataaatatatatgcata
It encodes the following:
- the LOC132915174 gene encoding tyrosine-protein kinase hopscotch isoform X1, with the translated sequence MENDCSAIVYVASEDKELSLTITYGQTIEDLCIKACKSLGIGPVARHLFTLRDHYTKLWYPSAYTLEMKDKNKYEFRLRFKPSSLHRLKQVDIKAYDYYFQQARSDVMDNKVPDIVYERHKQELIGLGVSDMYRVMLEKKISRETVQAEYRKYIPKECIKRHAFFIRKPIQNALRKISGYDANYVKEQYLKQFECMAPNYPYEEYEALMDRGLQDPPAKITLRVNFDEVKYCETITNPWITLCAIEDLCFVSIRQDNTVEISRKNGIPSYLIFSNNAILVSFVSALDGYYRLAVKWTFNLCGEIVTPSLERLHKLKCHGPVGQEFSYMKLQKKRANKPGSYILRESETEYNVYYLDACNKEGKLFSKRIEERIESDDFTITGVSSRYNTLAQCVSSFQDSDGQPYLSECLPPSEYDKSSLLLCAPESAVSEVAADEQIVASVLEIGPRCVPQNQLEIYKPFLRTTRLQQCSPTALYRAIWRLTKGKKLEVALKILKEEEIHFTKEFLELAGKWSLLRSSAVVRLYGLTVTPSIGMLLELVRHGSLDEYLRSSSSQTIKTVDMVEATACLATALWHLEENGVVHGNIRCNKLLVHAHTNNSFVVKLADPGIFVYTETDIHWLPPETYNDPELARHSFQADVWAVGTTIWQIFARGATLQEFRNTSIMKKYYESGKRLPIPNGCPMDVYRLMLECWGDSSGSRKQPQAIMRDINQILYQVYNSRRSHTYATAFPKTFTPELKKFEQDNPDSSDNRSINSESRSSSLSTDNTSLQWNGTDDSVQSLINTNDNYAGSTEDLSAYLGWLSNARRDSEGCPISQNNIPNMNCIEHSTQALRIGHPGDLGEVMGRNESGTGEDCGSGGSSNGSLGQMRGIYELDIDCNIILQGRIGQGFYGEVYRGTLERENGKDIEPQQVAIKKLKTRALEADIRDFEREIAIMKTLKHPNVVEILGVISEPEVCLVMEYVKHGSLQSYLTIHKQELTHKRLLGFALDIATGMDYLGSMSIVHRDLAARNILVADENKVKISDFGLAQVTGKNDYYILQTDRGLPIKWYAPESIRDGKFSTRSDVWSFGVTMYETFGFGEEPRLPGLDSSIDRLQNEQEKGSTELLAALERGTRLPCPSTCPQAIYVKLMYPCWHLQSHQRPDFATLCKDIKDLLAQY
- the LOC132915174 gene encoding tyrosine-protein kinase hopscotch isoform X2, translated to MENDCSAIVYVASEDKELSLTITYGQTIEDLCIKACKSLGIGPVARHLFTLRDHYTKLWYPSAYTLEMKDKNKYEFRLRFKPSSLHRLKQVDIKAYDYYFQQARSDVMDNKVPDIVYERHKQELIGLGVSDMYRVMLEKKISRETVQAEYRKYIPKECIKRHAFFIRKPIQNALRKISGYDANYVKEQYLKQFECMAPNYPYEEYEALMDRGLQDPPAKITLRVNFDEVKYCETITNPWITLCAIEDLCFVSIRQDNTVEISRKNGIPSYLIFSNNAILVSFVSALDGYYRLAVKWTFNLCGEIVTPSLERLHKLKCHGPVGQEFSYMKLQKKRANKPGSYILRESETEYNVYYLDACNKEGKLFSKRIEERIESDDFTITGVSSRYNTLAQCVSSFQDSDGQPYLSECLPPSEYDKSSLLLCAPESAVSEVAADEQIVASVLEIGPRCVPQNQLEIYKPFLRTTRLQQCSPTALYRAIWRLTKGKKLEVALKILKEEEIHFTKEFLELAGKWSLLRSSAVVRLYGLTVTPSIGMLLELVRHGSLDEYLRSSSSQTIKTVDMVEATACLATALWHLEENGVVHGNIRCNKLLVHAHTNNSFVVKLADPGIFVYTETDIHWLPPETYNDPELARHSFQADVWAVGTTIWQIFARGATLQEFRNTSIMKKYYESGKRLPIPNGCPMDVYRLMLECWGDSSGSRKQPQAIMRDINQILYQVYNSRRSHTYATAFPKTFTPELKKFEQDNPDSSDNRSINSESRSSSLSTDNTSLQWNGTDDSMQSLINTNDNYAGSTEDLSAYLGWLSNARRDSEGCPISQNNIPNMNCIEHSTQALRIGHPGDLGEVMGRNESGTGEDCGSGGSSNGSLGQMRGIYELDIDCNIILQGRIGQGFYGEVYRGTLERENGKDIEPQQVAIKKLKTRALEADIRDFEREIAIMKTLKHPNVVEILGVISEPEVCLVMEYVKHGSLQSYLTIHKQELTHKRLLGFALDIATGMDYLGSMSIVHRDLAARNILVADENKVKISDFGLAQVTGKNDYYILQTDRGLPIKWYAPESIRDGKFSTRSDVWSFGVTMYETFGFGEEPRLPGLDSSIDRLQNEQEKGSTELLAALERGTRLPCPSTCPQAIYVKLMYPCWHLQSHQRPDFATLCKDIKDLLAQY